One stretch of Suricata suricatta isolate VVHF042 chromosome 13, meerkat_22Aug2017_6uvM2_HiC, whole genome shotgun sequence DNA includes these proteins:
- the DNAJA1 gene encoding dnaJ homolog subfamily A member 1, which yields MVKETTYYDVLGVKPNATQEELKKAYRKLALKYHPDKNPNEGEKFKQISQAYEVLSDAKKRELYDKGGEQAIKEGGAGGGFGSPMDIFDMFFGGGGRMQRERRGKNVVHQLSVTLEDLYNGATRKLALQKNVICDKCEGRGGKKGAVECCPNCRGTGMQIRIHQIGPGMVQQIQSVCMECQGHGERISPKDRCKSCNGRKIVREKKILEVHIDKGMKDGQKITFHGEGDQEPGLEPGDIIIVLDQKDHAVFTRRGEDLFMCMDIQLVEALCGFQKPISTLDNRTIVITSHPGQIVKHGDIKCVLNEGMPIYRRPYEKGRLIIEFKVNFPENGFLSPDKLSLLEKLLPERKEVEETDEMDQVELVDFDPNQERRRHYNGEAYEDDEHHPRGGVQCQTS from the exons ATGGTGAAAGAAACTACTTACTATGATGTTTTGGGGGTCAAACCCAATGCCACCCAGGAAGAACTGAAAAAGGCTTACCGGAAATTGGCTTTGAAGTACCACCCTGACAAGAATCCAAATGAAGGAGAGAAG TTTAAACAGATTTCTCAAGCTTATGAAGTGCTCTCTGATGCAAAGAAAAGGGAATTATATGACAAAGGAGGAGAGCAAGCAATTAAAGAAGGTGGCGCAGGTGGTGGTTTTGGCTCCCCCATGGACATCTTTGATATgttttttggaggaggaggaaggatgcaaagagaaaggagag GTAAAAATGTTGTGCATCAGCTCTCCGTAACCTTAGAAGATTTATATAATGGTGCAACAAGAAAACTAGCTCTGCAAAAGAATGTGATTTGCGACAAATGTGAAG GCCGAGGCGGAAAGAAAGGAGCAGTAGAATGTTGTCCCAATTGCCGAGGTACAGGAATGCAAATCAGAATTCATCAGATAGGACCTGGAATGGTTCAGCAAATTCAATCTGTGTGCATGGAGTGCCAGGGTCATGGGGAACGGATCAGTCCTAAAGATAGATGTAAAAGCTGCAATGGAAGGAAGATAGTTCGCgaaaagaagattctagaagttCATATTGACAAAG GCATGAAAGATGGCCAGAAGATAACATTCCATGGTGAAGGAGACCAAGAACCTGGACTGGAACCAGGAGATATTATCATTGTTTTAGATCAGAAGGACCATGCTGTTTTTACTCG GCGAGgggaggatcttttcatgtgtatggaCATACAGCTGGTTGAAGCACTGTGCGGCTTTCAAAAGCCAATATCTACTCTTGACAACAGAACCATTGTCATCACCTCTCATCCAG GTCAGATTGTCAAACATGGAGATATCAAGTGTGTGCTGAATGAAGGCATGCCAATTTATCGTAGACCATATGAAAAGGGTCGCCTAATCATTGAATTTAAG GTAAACTTTCCAGAGAATGGCTTTCTCTCTCCTGATAAACTCTCTTTGCTGGAAAAACTCCTACCTGAGAGGAAGGAAGTAGAAGAGACTGATGAAATGGACCAGGTAGAACTGGTGGACTTTGATCCAAATCAGGAAAGACGGCGCCATTACAACGGAGAAGCATATGAGGATGATGAACATCACCCTCGGGGAGGTGTTCAGTGTCAGACCTCTTAA